In the genome of Qipengyuania seohaensis, one region contains:
- the dinB gene encoding DNA polymerase IV codes for MTEAQDRDDDEEADGLRKIIHVDMDAFFASVEQRDNPDLRGKPVAVGGASGRGVVAAASYEARKFGVRSAMPSVTAKRLCPDLIFCKSRFDVYREVSQQIRAIFRHHTELVEPLSLDEAYLDVTEDRLGIGSATRIAELIRQEIRAKTKLTASAGVSYNKFLAKLASDQNKPDGLCVIRPGQGADFVQSLPVRRFHGVGPKAEEKMTRLGIATGADLAAKDIEWLRANFGSFADYLYRAARGIDLRPVRASRTRKSVGGERTFSRDISSGSELRETLENIIDIVWERIERAEASGRTVTLKLKYTDFQIFSRAKSVPRPISDKAEFASVSRILLEEVLPLPMPIRLMGLTLSKLEKDEEEEPRRPDAQLTLL; via the coding sequence ATGACCGAGGCACAGGACAGGGACGATGACGAGGAGGCCGATGGCCTGCGCAAGATCATCCATGTCGACATGGATGCCTTCTTCGCCAGCGTCGAACAACGCGACAATCCGGACCTGCGCGGCAAGCCCGTGGCAGTCGGCGGAGCGAGCGGACGCGGCGTGGTGGCCGCGGCCAGCTACGAAGCGCGCAAGTTCGGCGTGCGCAGCGCGATGCCGTCAGTGACGGCGAAGCGCCTCTGCCCGGACCTCATCTTCTGCAAGAGCCGATTCGACGTATACCGCGAGGTCTCGCAGCAGATCAGGGCGATTTTCCGCCATCACACCGAACTGGTCGAACCGCTCAGCCTCGACGAGGCCTATCTCGACGTGACCGAAGACCGGCTGGGCATAGGCAGTGCGACCCGCATCGCCGAGCTGATCCGGCAGGAAATCCGCGCCAAGACGAAGCTGACCGCCAGCGCCGGTGTCAGTTACAACAAGTTCCTCGCCAAGCTGGCGAGCGACCAGAACAAGCCCGACGGGCTATGCGTCATTCGCCCGGGCCAGGGCGCGGATTTCGTCCAGTCCCTGCCCGTCAGGCGGTTCCATGGCGTCGGCCCGAAGGCAGAGGAAAAGATGACCCGCCTCGGCATCGCGACGGGTGCGGACCTCGCGGCCAAGGACATCGAGTGGCTGCGGGCGAATTTCGGCAGCTTCGCAGACTATCTCTATCGGGCCGCGCGCGGCATCGACCTGCGCCCGGTGCGCGCCAGCCGGACCCGCAAATCGGTGGGCGGCGAACGTACCTTCAGCCGCGACATTTCCTCGGGATCGGAACTGCGCGAGACGCTGGAGAACATCATCGACATCGTGTGGGAAAGGATCGAGCGCGCAGAGGCGAGCGGTCGCACGGTCACCCTCAAGCTGAAATACACCGACTTCCAGATCTTCAGCCGCGCCAAGTCCGTGCCAAGGCCGATTTCCGACAAGGCGGAATTCGCGAGCGTGTCCCGCATCCTGCTCGAAGAGGTCCTTCCTCTCCCCATGCCGATCAGGCTGATGGGGCTGACGCTTTCGAAGCTCGAAAAGGACGAAGAGGAAGAACCGCGGCGCCCCGACGCGCAGCTAACCCTGCTCTAG
- a CDS encoding 6-phosphogluconolactonase produces the protein MADVTIIERASDEAIADWLAARLSEALDAGEGPVTITVPGGSTPFPIIARLLEHDLDFSRLVVWPNDDRIVPEDHEASNTGKLRALFEPAGAEVVTLTIMEAVPHFDLAWLGMGADGHIASLFPNTDPQLDEERRIIRLTPDPLPPEAPFDRISLTLPALLDSAQIAFVIRGSDKRTVFDDAVSGQSDLPVARLLKGASQPVTCFT, from the coding sequence ATGGCAGACGTAACGATCATCGAACGGGCGAGCGACGAAGCAATTGCCGACTGGCTCGCCGCACGGCTTTCCGAGGCGCTGGATGCAGGGGAAGGGCCGGTCACGATCACCGTCCCCGGCGGTTCGACGCCGTTCCCGATCATTGCCAGGCTGCTAGAACACGACCTCGATTTCTCGCGGCTGGTCGTGTGGCCGAATGACGATCGCATCGTTCCCGAAGACCACGAGGCGTCGAATACGGGCAAGCTAAGGGCCCTGTTCGAACCGGCCGGTGCGGAAGTGGTGACGCTGACGATCATGGAAGCGGTGCCGCATTTCGATCTCGCCTGGCTCGGCATGGGCGCGGACGGTCACATCGCTTCGCTGTTTCCCAACACCGATCCGCAGCTCGATGAAGAACGCCGGATCATCCGCCTGACGCCCGATCCCCTGCCGCCGGAAGCTCCGTTCGACCGGATAAGCCTGACGCTGCCGGCATTGCTCGATTCCGCGCAGATCGCCTTTGTGATCCGTGGTTCGGACAAGCGCACAGTTTTCGACGATGCCGTATCGGGACAGAGCGACCTGCCGGTCGCACGGCTCCTCAAAGGTGCGAGCCAGCCCGTCACATGTTTCACCTGA
- a CDS encoding alkaline phosphatase PhoX, with amino-acid sequence MNTQMQRRQFLSTTATAFGALTLSGCMTRGAELTDAGYGPLVRDPNGLLDLPEGFSYRLLSSLGDAMSDGGTVPDKADGMGCLPLPGGEIALVRNHELTPFDESGGAIADGYDRLAGRAVLPGGTTTLVLDAATLEKKREYRSLAGTIRNCSGGVTPWGSWLTCEEYVTEPENIAPDKLGRDHGWVFEIPANAEGLVNPEPLKAMGRFNHEAACVDPETGIVYLTEDRGDSVLYRFIPKVPGKLAEGGRLEAMVIDAMPDTRNHDAPLMPVGKSYPVRWIALDDVEAPEDDLRERAAAQGASIIARGEGIHMGTEELYVCSTSGGAAKYGQVFKLVPGRGAAPDRFELFFESESASQFNYGDNLTVGPNGHLIVCED; translated from the coding sequence ATGAACACCCAGATGCAGCGCCGCCAGTTCCTGTCCACAACCGCAACCGCCTTTGGCGCCCTGACGCTGAGCGGGTGCATGACGCGCGGAGCGGAACTGACGGATGCGGGATACGGCCCGCTGGTCCGCGATCCGAACGGCTTGCTCGACCTTCCCGAAGGCTTCTCCTACCGCCTGCTTTCAAGCCTTGGCGACGCGATGAGCGATGGCGGTACGGTTCCGGACAAGGCCGACGGGATGGGCTGCCTGCCGCTGCCCGGCGGAGAGATCGCACTGGTGCGCAATCATGAACTCACCCCCTTCGACGAGAGCGGCGGGGCGATCGCGGACGGGTATGACAGGCTCGCGGGCAGGGCGGTGCTTCCGGGTGGTACCACGACGCTGGTGCTAGATGCGGCGACGCTGGAGAAGAAGCGCGAATATCGCTCGCTGGCCGGGACTATCCGCAATTGTTCGGGCGGCGTGACGCCTTGGGGCAGCTGGCTGACCTGCGAGGAATATGTCACCGAGCCCGAAAATATCGCGCCCGACAAGCTGGGCCGCGACCATGGCTGGGTCTTCGAAATCCCGGCCAATGCCGAAGGGCTGGTCAATCCCGAACCGCTCAAGGCGATGGGCAGGTTCAATCACGAGGCCGCCTGCGTCGATCCGGAAACCGGCATTGTCTACCTGACCGAAGATCGCGGCGATTCCGTGCTCTACCGGTTCATCCCCAAGGTACCCGGCAAACTGGCAGAAGGCGGCAGGCTGGAAGCGATGGTGATCGACGCCATGCCCGATACCCGCAACCACGATGCGCCCCTGATGCCGGTCGGGAAAAGCTATCCAGTGCGCTGGATCGCTTTGGACGATGTGGAGGCGCCGGAGGACGATTTGCGTGAACGTGCGGCTGCCCAAGGCGCATCGATCATCGCGCGCGGCGAAGGTATCCACATGGGCACGGAAGAGCTTTACGTTTGCTCGACCAGCGGTGGCGCGGCGAAATATGGCCAGGTGTTCAAGCTGGTTCCGGGACGCGGCGCAGCTCCCGACCGTTTCGAGCTGTTTTTCGAAAGCGAAAGCGCCTCGCAGTTCAATTACGGCGACAATCTCACCGTGGGTCCGAACGGACACCTCATCGTTTGCGAAGACTAG
- a CDS encoding PLP-dependent cysteine synthase family protein, with the protein MTTDREWVNWAIGRIEADFNRSADTHLIPLPVPALPDIAIYLKDESSHPTGSLKHRLARSLFLYGLCNGWICEGTAIVEASSGSTAVSEAYFARMLGLPFIAVMPKSTAQAKIDAIAFYGGKCHFVDNPGEIYDAAQALADDLKGHYIDQFTYAERATDWRSNNNIAESIFAQMQREPHPVPRWIVCGAGTGGTSATIGRFARYNRHATKICVADPEGSVFHRHWADRSIRRVDHPSGCIEGIGRQRVEPSFLPDVVDAMESVPDACSIAAAHEVSERLGRRCGGSTGTNVWACAKIAADMAERGLKGSIVSILCDDGARYADTIFDDDWLANKGFDILPQRKKIAHFFETGTFAAG; encoded by the coding sequence ATGACGACGGACCGCGAATGGGTGAACTGGGCGATCGGGCGGATCGAGGCCGATTTCAATCGGTCTGCGGACACGCATCTCATCCCCCTGCCCGTCCCCGCGCTTCCCGACATCGCCATTTATCTCAAGGACGAATCCAGCCACCCGACTGGGAGCCTGAAGCACCGGCTCGCGCGCTCGCTGTTCCTTTACGGCCTCTGCAACGGCTGGATCTGCGAGGGCACGGCGATTGTCGAAGCGTCGAGCGGGTCGACCGCGGTTTCCGAAGCTTATTTTGCGCGGATGCTGGGCCTGCCCTTCATTGCCGTAATGCCCAAGAGCACGGCGCAGGCCAAGATCGATGCCATCGCGTTCTATGGCGGCAAATGCCACTTCGTCGATAATCCCGGCGAAATATACGACGCGGCGCAGGCCTTGGCCGACGATCTCAAGGGCCACTACATCGACCAGTTCACTTATGCCGAACGGGCAACGGACTGGCGCAGCAACAACAATATCGCCGAATCGATCTTCGCCCAGATGCAGCGCGAGCCGCATCCGGTGCCGCGCTGGATCGTGTGCGGAGCAGGAACCGGCGGGACGTCCGCCACCATCGGCCGCTTTGCCCGGTACAATCGCCACGCCACAAAGATCTGCGTCGCCGATCCGGAAGGTTCGGTGTTCCATCGCCATTGGGCCGACCGCAGCATCCGGCGCGTCGACCATCCCTCGGGCTGTATCGAGGGCATCGGTCGCCAGCGGGTGGAGCCCAGCTTCCTGCCGGACGTGGTCGATGCAATGGAATCCGTGCCCGACGCCTGCTCCATCGCAGCCGCGCACGAGGTGAGCGAACGGCTCGGGCGGCGATGCGGCGGATCCACCGGCACCAATGTCTGGGCCTGCGCCAAGATCGCAGCCGACATGGCCGAACGCGGCCTCAAGGGGTCGATCGTCTCGATCCTGTGCGATGACGGCGCGCGGTATGCGGACACGATTTTCGACGACGATTGGCTTGCAAACAAGGGCTTCGACATCTTGCCCCAGCGCAAGAAAATCGCCCATTTCTTCGAAACCGGCACATTCGCTGCCGGTTGA
- a CDS encoding multidrug effflux MFS transporter, translating to MRNDQLATGERLTAEAATRAPIGERELIWMMALLMALNAFGIDAILPALDALATDLGAQGNNRQFVVGAYLLAAGIGTLVPGAFADRYGRRPVLFVALFLYITLSIACALASTFDMLVVLRAAQGFFAAGIIALPPAIIRDRVGGDKMACMMSLIFVIFLLVPAVAPSIGQGVLLLLGDWRWIFVSMAVAGVVMSAWVYFRLPETLHEEDRQEIRIGPIARNMKSAVTLRETIGYTLGSALVFGGLFGFINSSQQLIGEAFGAGDRFPLIFAICAGCMALANWSNSRIVERYGARKVSHAALFAFIAVAAAQLYFANQPDETLWTFVPLMAANMSLLGFIGANFGSIALQPFRHIAGAASSAQGFLRMTSGALLGAFVGYAYDGTARPLAAALLVTAVLSLAFVLFSERGELFGEKMPDDD from the coding sequence ATGCGAAACGATCAACTTGCGACGGGCGAACGCCTCACTGCCGAGGCCGCCACCCGCGCGCCCATTGGCGAGCGCGAGCTGATCTGGATGATGGCGCTGCTGATGGCGCTCAACGCCTTCGGTATCGATGCCATCCTGCCCGCACTCGACGCTCTGGCGACCGATCTGGGCGCGCAGGGCAACAACCGGCAATTCGTGGTCGGGGCCTACCTGCTCGCTGCAGGGATCGGCACGCTGGTGCCGGGTGCCTTCGCCGACCGCTACGGGCGCAGGCCCGTGCTGTTCGTGGCCCTGTTCCTCTACATCACGCTTTCCATCGCCTGCGCGCTGGCCAGCACGTTCGACATGCTGGTCGTGCTGCGCGCGGCGCAGGGCTTCTTTGCAGCCGGGATCATCGCCCTTCCGCCAGCGATCATTCGCGACCGGGTGGGCGGCGACAAGATGGCCTGCATGATGAGCCTGATCTTCGTGATCTTCCTGCTCGTCCCCGCAGTCGCGCCCAGCATCGGTCAGGGCGTGCTCCTGCTGCTCGGCGACTGGCGCTGGATTTTTGTCAGCATGGCGGTGGCCGGCGTAGTCATGAGCGCGTGGGTCTACTTCCGCCTGCCGGAGACGCTGCACGAAGAGGACCGTCAGGAAATCCGTATCGGCCCCATCGCCCGGAATATGAAAAGCGCGGTGACGTTGCGTGAAACCATCGGCTACACGCTTGGCAGCGCGCTGGTCTTCGGCGGATTGTTCGGCTTCATCAATTCCTCGCAGCAGTTGATTGGCGAAGCTTTCGGCGCGGGCGACCGCTTCCCGCTGATCTTCGCGATCTGTGCAGGCTGCATGGCGCTGGCCAACTGGTCGAACAGCCGGATTGTCGAACGCTACGGAGCGCGCAAGGTCAGCCACGCGGCACTGTTCGCCTTTATCGCGGTGGCAGCGGCACAGCTCTACTTCGCGAACCAGCCGGACGAGACGCTCTGGACTTTTGTGCCCTTGATGGCGGCAAACATGAGCCTGCTGGGTTTCATCGGCGCGAATTTCGGCAGCATCGCTTTGCAACCGTTCCGGCATATCGCGGGTGCCGCGTCTTCGGCACAAGGCTTCCTGCGCATGACCAGCGGCGCCTTGCTGGGAGCATTCGTCGGCTATGCCTATGACGGGACCGCCCGTCCGCTGGCAGCAGCGCTGCTGGTGACGGCGGTCCTGAGCCTTGCTTTCGTTCTGTTTTCCGAACGCGGCGAGCTGTTCGGCGAGAAGATGCCCGACGACGATTAG
- a CDS encoding acetyl/propionyl/methylcrotonyl-CoA carboxylase subunit alpha — protein MISKLLIANRGEIACRIIRTAREMGIATVAVYSDADAKALHVRQADEAVHIGPSPAAESYLVGEKIIAAAKQTGAKAIHPGYGFLSENAGFAQAVIDAGLIWVGPKPSSIDAMGLKDAAKKLMREAGVPVTPGYEGEDQSVERLKKEADAIGYPVLIKAVAGGGGKGMRKVDKAENFEADLESCRREAKASFSNDEVLLEKWITSPRHIEVQVFGDSHGNVVHLFERDCSLQRRHQKVIEEAPAPGMDEATREEICAAAVRAAKAVDYEGAGTIEFIADASEGLRADRIFFMEMNTRLQVEHPVTEEITGVDLVEWQLRVASGEPIPLQQDELSINGWAIEARLYAEDPAKGFLPSTGRLEICDLDPPFPFVRVETGVDVGGEITPYYDPMIAKVIVWSDHSREEAVSDLATALCECAVWPVSTNLGFLVRLLEQERFYEFDLDTGFIDQNLESLVARPAPHQVALQTAWSVFAKADHSFDTRQENVASVNSLQGFRLNADRNSTAVLFDQFGQAQRFEVPEDDQLLMKAYTAGTSVIVPDSGFQYAFSLTPPIGLGAASAADGAILAPMPGKVIAVDVAEGDAVTAGQRLMVLEAMKMEHALTAPFDGTVTELSAATGGQVQVEAVLAVVEPKEE, from the coding sequence ATGATTTCGAAACTCCTCATCGCCAATCGCGGCGAAATCGCCTGCCGCATCATCCGCACTGCGCGTGAAATGGGCATCGCCACCGTGGCGGTCTATTCCGACGCCGATGCGAAAGCGCTGCACGTGCGGCAAGCCGACGAGGCGGTACATATCGGCCCCTCGCCCGCCGCCGAAAGCTATCTCGTGGGCGAGAAGATCATCGCGGCGGCAAAGCAGACCGGCGCAAAGGCGATCCATCCCGGATACGGCTTCCTGTCGGAGAACGCGGGCTTCGCGCAGGCGGTGATCGATGCCGGGCTGATCTGGGTCGGACCCAAGCCCTCAAGCATTGATGCGATGGGCCTGAAGGATGCCGCGAAGAAGCTGATGCGCGAGGCGGGTGTGCCCGTCACTCCGGGCTACGAGGGCGAGGACCAGTCGGTCGAGCGCCTCAAAAAAGAGGCCGACGCCATCGGCTATCCCGTTCTCATCAAGGCGGTCGCTGGCGGCGGCGGCAAGGGGATGCGCAAGGTCGATAAGGCGGAAAACTTCGAAGCCGATCTGGAAAGCTGCCGGCGCGAGGCCAAGGCCAGCTTCTCCAACGACGAGGTGCTGCTCGAAAAGTGGATCACCTCGCCCCGCCATATCGAGGTGCAGGTGTTCGGCGACAGCCACGGCAATGTCGTCCACCTGTTCGAACGCGATTGCTCGCTCCAGCGCCGCCACCAGAAGGTGATAGAGGAAGCCCCCGCCCCCGGCATGGACGAGGCCACCCGCGAAGAAATCTGCGCCGCCGCCGTGCGCGCCGCCAAGGCGGTCGATTACGAGGGCGCAGGCACGATCGAATTCATCGCGGACGCCAGCGAAGGCCTGCGTGCAGACCGCATCTTCTTCATGGAGATGAACACGCGGCTTCAGGTCGAACACCCGGTGACCGAGGAGATCACCGGCGTCGATCTCGTCGAATGGCAACTGCGCGTGGCCAGCGGCGAGCCGATCCCGTTGCAGCAGGATGAGCTGTCGATCAACGGCTGGGCGATCGAAGCGCGGCTCTATGCAGAGGATCCGGCGAAGGGGTTCTTGCCGAGCACAGGGCGGCTTGAAATTTGCGATCTTGATCCGCCCTTTCCGTTCGTTCGGGTCGAAACCGGAGTCGACGTCGGCGGGGAGATTACTCCTTATTACGACCCAATGATTGCCAAGGTCATCGTATGGTCGGATCATTCGCGGGAAGAAGCGGTCAGCGATCTGGCGACGGCATTATGCGAATGCGCTGTTTGGCCCGTATCGACCAATCTGGGATTTCTCGTGCGGCTATTGGAGCAAGAACGCTTTTACGAATTCGATCTGGATACCGGGTTCATCGATCAAAACCTCGAAAGTCTCGTCGCGCGACCTGCTCCACATCAAGTCGCGCTGCAAACAGCCTGGAGCGTCTTTGCCAAGGCGGATCATAGCTTTGATACGAGGCAAGAAAATGTCGCTTCGGTCAACTCGCTGCAAGGGTTTCGGTTGAACGCTGATCGTAACTCGACTGCCGTTTTGTTTGACCAGTTTGGTCAGGCGCAACGTTTTGAAGTGCCTGAAGATGACCAGCTTCTAATGAAGGCTTACACAGCCGGCACGTCGGTAATCGTTCCGGATTCGGGTTTCCAATACGCCTTCTCGCTCACACCGCCTATTGGATTGGGCGCAGCCTCCGCCGCCGACGGCGCCATCCTCGCGCCCATGCCAGGCAAGGTCATCGCGGTCGATGTGGCCGAGGGCGATGCGGTCACCGCAGGCCAGCGGCTGATGGTGCTCGAGGCGATGAAGATGGAACACGCGCTCACCGCGCCGTTCGACGGGACCGTGACCGAACTCTCCGCTGCGACTGGCGGGCAGGTCCAGGTCGAGGCCGTGCTGGCGGTTGTCGAGCCGAAAGAAGAATAA
- a CDS encoding SDR family oxidoreductase, which translates to MELKPGMAAVVTGGASGLGKASASALAEAGLKVTIFDVNEEAGEAHAKEIGGHFAKVDITDEQSVVDGFASARTAHGQERVTVHCAMTSRRGKTLGWDKGTGGYKRLSTEDYAFGAEGILVSSYRIASHSALGMANSEPLNEDGERGAITLTASVAAQDGQIGQVIYGSCKAGVNGLVLPMARDLMDLGIRVNSVMPGIFATPLMLGMKDRNPQMWDQLNASVPFPKRLGKPDEFASLIVEIARNSYINGHQFRLDGAIRMPPK; encoded by the coding sequence ATGGAACTGAAACCGGGTATGGCAGCAGTGGTCACCGGCGGCGCATCGGGTCTGGGCAAGGCGAGCGCAAGCGCGCTGGCGGAGGCGGGGCTCAAGGTCACTATTTTCGATGTGAACGAGGAAGCCGGAGAAGCGCACGCAAAGGAAATCGGCGGCCATTTCGCCAAGGTCGACATCACCGACGAACAATCGGTGGTCGACGGTTTCGCCTCCGCCCGAACGGCTCACGGCCAGGAGCGCGTGACCGTGCATTGCGCCATGACCAGCCGCCGGGGCAAGACGCTGGGCTGGGACAAGGGAACGGGCGGCTACAAGCGCCTTTCTACAGAAGACTACGCATTCGGCGCTGAGGGCATCCTAGTCTCGTCCTACCGAATCGCTAGCCACTCGGCACTCGGCATGGCCAACAGCGAGCCGCTCAACGAAGATGGCGAGCGCGGGGCGATTACCCTGACAGCAAGCGTAGCGGCGCAGGATGGGCAGATCGGCCAGGTGATCTACGGCAGCTGCAAGGCAGGCGTGAACGGGCTGGTCCTGCCTATGGCCCGCGACCTGATGGACCTCGGCATTCGCGTAAATTCCGTCATGCCGGGCATCTTCGCGACGCCGCTGATGCTGGGAATGAAAGACCGGAACCCGCAGATGTGGGACCAGCTCAACGCCAGCGTGCCCTTCCCCAAGCGGCTCGGCAAACCGGACGAATTTGCATCGCTCATCGTCGAAATCGCCCGCAACAGTTACATCAACGGCCACCAGTTCCGCCTCGACGGCGCGATCCGTATGCCGCCGAAATGA
- a CDS encoding NUDIX domain-containing protein: MFHLIPAPLHRLALRIAYRLRARLRKSTGTTRDGVSVIVRDLGGQLLLVRHSYGPEGWFFIGGGIDRGETAEQAARRELREEVGCEARAIRPIGTIEEELSGAAHTAHIFAAVIDDLPKPDGREIVEARFFPTHSLPEPLSPRTHERLALWRANAA; the protein is encoded by the coding sequence ATGTTTCACCTGATCCCGGCGCCGCTGCACCGGCTCGCCCTTCGCATCGCCTACCGATTGCGCGCGCGCCTGCGCAAATCCACCGGTACGACCCGCGACGGGGTGAGCGTGATCGTACGCGACCTCGGCGGGCAATTGCTCCTCGTGCGCCACAGCTACGGGCCCGAGGGCTGGTTCTTCATTGGCGGCGGCATCGATCGCGGCGAAACGGCGGAACAGGCCGCGCGGCGCGAATTGCGCGAAGAGGTCGGCTGCGAAGCCAGAGCGATAAGGCCTATCGGCACCATCGAAGAAGAACTGTCGGGCGCAGCGCATACGGCACATATCTTTGCTGCCGTCATCGACGACTTGCCCAAACCCGATGGCCGCGAAATCGTGGAAGCACGTTTCTTTCCCACCCATTCTCTGCCCGAGCCGCTGAGCCCGCGCACGCACGAGCGGCTGGCCTTGTGGCGCGCGAATGCCGCCTAG
- a CDS encoding acyl-CoA carboxylase subunit beta → MSWQDELDELRRREALAEQMGGEEKVSRQHARGKMDARARLAALVDDGSFREIGKIAGKASYDENGDLAGILPAPFLFGKALIEGRPVVATADDFTIRGGAADAGISRKMVQAEKMAHELKLPIIRMIDGTGGGGSVKTLEQIGATYIPAVPGWSDVVKNLDTVPVVALALGPTAGLGAARAVASHYSIMVKGLSQIFAAGPAVVDGLGDSYRGSTDHNQAKEDLGGSGIHTRNGVIDDEVASEAEAFARARHFLSFMPEHVGQFARRSNCTDPVHRREEALLSLVPREDKQVYSMRRCMEMVFDTGTVFEIGRMWGRACITALARLDGWPVAVLASDPSYLGGSWEAKTSEKVERFVKLADQFRLPIVHLVDNPGFMIGREAEMAGTIRYGVQAMNAIYKASVPLASVVLRRAYGIAGSAMSNAETYQYRFCWPSGDWGSLPIAGGLEVAYKSELEAAEDPAAELAAIRERLDKVTSPFRSAERFNVEDIIDPRDTRPLLCEFADLAWRRLHPEA, encoded by the coding sequence ATGAGCTGGCAGGACGAACTCGACGAATTGCGCCGACGCGAGGCGCTCGCCGAACAGATGGGCGGCGAGGAAAAGGTATCGCGCCAGCACGCGCGCGGCAAGATGGACGCCCGCGCCCGGCTCGCCGCGCTGGTCGATGACGGCAGTTTCCGCGAAATCGGCAAGATCGCGGGCAAGGCGAGCTATGACGAGAACGGCGATCTTGCCGGTATTCTCCCCGCCCCCTTCCTCTTCGGCAAGGCGCTGATCGAAGGGCGTCCGGTCGTCGCCACGGCGGACGATTTCACCATTCGCGGCGGTGCGGCGGATGCAGGGATTTCCCGCAAGATGGTGCAGGCCGAAAAGATGGCGCACGAGCTCAAGCTGCCCATCATCCGCATGATCGACGGCACGGGCGGCGGCGGCAGCGTCAAGACGCTCGAACAGATCGGTGCGACCTATATTCCCGCCGTGCCCGGCTGGTCGGACGTGGTGAAGAATCTCGATACCGTGCCTGTTGTCGCGCTCGCTCTCGGCCCCACGGCCGGGCTTGGCGCGGCGCGTGCGGTGGCGAGCCATTATTCGATCATGGTGAAGGGCCTCAGCCAGATCTTCGCCGCCGGTCCCGCCGTGGTCGACGGCCTCGGCGACAGTTACAGGGGATCGACCGACCACAACCAGGCGAAGGAAGACCTTGGCGGCAGCGGCATCCATACCCGCAACGGCGTGATTGACGACGAGGTCGCCAGCGAGGCCGAGGCCTTCGCCCGCGCGCGGCATTTCCTGTCCTTCATGCCCGAACACGTCGGCCAGTTCGCGCGCCGCTCCAATTGCACCGATCCGGTCCACCGCCGCGAGGAAGCGCTGCTCTCCCTTGTCCCGCGAGAAGACAAACAGGTCTATTCCATGCGCCGCTGCATGGAGATGGTGTTCGATACCGGCACCGTGTTCGAAATCGGCCGCATGTGGGGCCGCGCCTGCATCACCGCCCTTGCCCGCCTCGACGGCTGGCCGGTCGCGGTCCTCGCAAGCGATCCCTCCTATCTTGGCGGATCGTGGGAGGCGAAAACATCCGAAAAGGTCGAACGCTTCGTGAAGCTGGCCGACCAGTTCCGCCTGCCGATCGTCCATCTCGTCGACAACCCCGGCTTCATGATCGGGCGCGAGGCGGAAATGGCAGGCACCATCCGTTACGGCGTCCAGGCGATGAACGCGATCTACAAGGCAAGCGTCCCGCTCGCCTCTGTCGTGCTGCGCCGCGCCTATGGAATTGCGGGCAGCGCGATGAGCAATGCAGAGACGTACCAGTACCGGTTCTGCTGGCCCTCGGGCGATTGGGGCTCACTACCCATCGCTGGCGGGCTGGAGGTGGCCTACAAGTCCGAACTGGAGGCGGCTGAGGACCCGGCGGCGGAGCTGGCCGCCATCCGCGAACGGCTGGACAAGGTCACATCGCCCTTCCGCAGCGCCGAACGCTTCAATGTCGAGGACATCATCGACCCACGCGATACGCGGCCCCTGCTGTGTGAATTTGCCGATCTCGCCTGGCGACGCTTGCACCCCGAAGCCTAA
- a CDS encoding Dps family protein, with the protein MAELGNNSKAGLVTALNGALADTLALYMKTKNFHWHVAGPRFRDLHVLFDEQAAQLIATVDDLGERVRKNDEYTLTSIGSVASETKIADQDDVTITADAMVKELRDDNRKLHDRLGKVKEEAEAVGDNATSGIVDDWIDQCEERIWFLNQTSK; encoded by the coding sequence ATGGCCGAACTCGGCAACAATTCGAAAGCCGGTCTCGTAACCGCGCTAAATGGTGCGCTTGCAGACACGCTGGCGCTTTATATGAAAACCAAGAACTTCCACTGGCACGTCGCAGGACCGCGCTTTCGCGACCTGCACGTCCTGTTCGACGAGCAGGCAGCACAGCTGATCGCGACGGTCGACGATCTGGGCGAGCGTGTGCGCAAGAACGACGAATACACGCTGACCTCGATCGGATCGGTCGCCAGCGAAACCAAGATCGCGGACCAGGACGATGTGACGATTACGGCCGACGCAATGGTCAAGGAACTGCGCGACGACAACCGCAAGTTGCACGACCGTCTCGGCAAGGTGAAGGAAGAGGCAGAGGCCGTAGGCGACAATGCCACGAGCGGCATCGTCGACGACTGGATCGACCAGTGTGAAGAGCGCATCTGGTTCCTCAACCAGACAAGCAAGTAA